A portion of the Calothrix sp. 336/3 genome contains these proteins:
- a CDS encoding FAD-binding oxidoreductase, translated as MNIAIIGCGVIGAAIAYELSQVPGLNITVFDRQPPAQASTGAALGVLMGIISHKVKGKAWQLRQTSIQRYLTLIPELEAITGRLIPRNSQGILLLLTKTPEADEISQWDKLVTIRQQQNWQLEIFDTDKLAHLCPQVATDNLIGAVYSPQDMQIDPTALTLALVDGAKYHGVNFQFGVDVIGMKSHPQSQGIICQEIETSRGKITADKFIITAGLGSTLLTAQLNQMVDIRPVLGQALHLQLSESMGNLDFQPVITGDDVHIVPQGKGEYWVGATVEFPTEAPEISANRELLQQVRERAIAFCPQLSTATILRTWSGLRPRPEGRPAPIIEPLSGYQNVLLATGHYRNGVLLAPATAYTIREMINFAAT; from the coding sequence ATGAATATTGCAATTATCGGTTGTGGTGTGATCGGAGCAGCGATCGCCTACGAATTGAGTCAAGTTCCCGGACTCAATATCACTGTTTTCGATAGACAACCACCTGCCCAGGCTTCCACAGGGGCGGCTCTAGGTGTTTTAATGGGAATTATTAGTCACAAAGTCAAGGGTAAAGCTTGGCAACTGCGGCAAACTAGCATCCAGCGTTATCTCACCCTAATCCCAGAACTCGAAGCAATTACAGGTCGTTTAATTCCCCGAAATTCCCAGGGAATTTTGCTGTTATTGACCAAAACCCCAGAAGCTGATGAAATTTCCCAGTGGGATAAATTAGTCACCATTCGTCAGCAGCAAAACTGGCAATTAGAAATTTTTGACACAGATAAATTAGCTCACCTTTGTCCCCAAGTCGCTACAGATAACCTAATTGGTGCGGTGTACTCTCCCCAGGATATGCAAATCGATCCCACCGCTCTGACTCTAGCTTTAGTCGATGGGGCAAAATATCACGGGGTAAATTTTCAATTTGGAGTCGATGTCATCGGGATGAAATCCCACCCCCAGAGTCAGGGAATTATTTGTCAGGAAATTGAGACAAGTAGGGGAAAAATTACTGCCGATAAATTTATTATCACCGCCGGACTCGGTTCTACTTTGCTCACCGCTCAATTAAATCAGATGGTCGATATTCGTCCTGTTCTGGGTCAAGCTTTACACTTACAACTCAGTGAAAGTATGGGTAATCTTGATTTTCAACCAGTAATTACAGGGGATGATGTGCATATTGTTCCCCAGGGAAAGGGGGAATATTGGGTGGGAGCAACGGTAGAATTTCCCACAGAAGCTCCGGAAATCTCTGCGAATAGGGAACTTTTACAGCAGGTGAGGGAAAGAGCGATCGCCTTTTGTCCCCAACTATCCACAGCAACTATTCTCCGCACTTGGTCAGGATTGCGTCCCCGTCCCGAAGGACGACCTGCACCTATCATCGAACCGCTTTCCGGTTATCAAAACGTTCTGTTAGCCACTGGACATTATCGCAACGGTGTTCTCCTCGCCCCCGCCACAGCGTACACAATTCGTGAGATGATTAATTTTGCGGCTACTTAA
- the psbQ gene encoding photosystem II protein PsbQ, with amino-acid sequence MARQRSIFSLILVLLATFLISCGGPVEAKAPATYTPEQLVIIQEYKPDIQAVRDRSSELGALIAKKEWIKVGNFIHGPMAELRLAMNYVAPNLLPKEQAAARKVARNLFDHLVKIDQATDDRNQTLALKYYSSAFSDIDEFLNLLPATPETATEEG; translated from the coding sequence ATGGCGCGTCAACGCTCAATTTTCTCCCTGATTCTAGTTCTGTTAGCCACTTTCCTGATTAGTTGTGGTGGTCCAGTAGAAGCCAAAGCACCTGCTACCTATACACCAGAACAATTAGTTATTATCCAGGAATACAAACCTGATATTCAAGCAGTGCGCGATCGCAGTTCAGAATTAGGAGCTCTGATTGCAAAGAAAGAATGGATTAAGGTCGGTAATTTCATCCATGGTCCTATGGCAGAATTACGACTGGCAATGAACTACGTAGCGCCTAACTTGCTGCCCAAAGAGCAAGCAGCAGCGCGAAAAGTAGCACGGAATTTATTTGACCATTTGGTTAAAATTGACCAAGCTACAGACGATCGCAACCAAACACTGGCTTTGAAATACTATAGCTCTGCTTTCTCTGACATTGACGAATTCCTGAATTTACTTCCTGCAACTCCAGAAACTGCCACGGAGGAAGGTTAA